A window of the Ogataea parapolymorpha DL-1 chromosome V, whole genome shotgun sequence genome harbors these coding sequences:
- a CDS encoding MFS sugar transporter, translating to MSSFDLEKKNETEHFEGDSDSGVRIIQIDAGKYLEVNDAKIAEGIDTLEQELQVSGKKPFLSSRWLKRPERFIWYLASLASVGGLLFGVDQSLISGAALYLPKDLNLSDSQESMVVGFTPLGAMGGALALMPLNDIFGRKGTIIISSIVFTVGAILEAAAKNFAVMLVGRIVLGLALGLLSGTVPAYISENCARRWRGGLVSLYQVMVAFGVMMGYVIAAIFNSVKGNWRYVLGSSVVFSTILFFGMLTLPESTRWLMKRGRKLDAYQVWKYARGLDSVDERQEFYIMEHVLLYEKEMAQDRWLILDLFGTKRCLRAISVAVTCSLICQQMSGVNSIEYYQATLVQAAGLSPQNAVYTSLVGGGVMFLSTIPAIYLMDRLGRRTLTLTLIPGIAIGLVITGCSFLATNLGVKLGIYFWGIITYTIFWSPGLGPVPYLLAAEVYPTYLRSYGMSLASFCNWTGTFVTTYPFQYMANSMTSTGVFAGLYCGFLLLGAFYLTLFMPETKGLTLEEINEIFQRPLTHTMHTNVRNLKKTWNALIHLRFKEVWKLDSH from the coding sequence ATGAGCTCGTTTGacttggagaagaaaaacgagaCTGAGCATTTTGAGGGCGACTCCGACTCGGGAGTTCGCATTATCCAAATTGATGCTGGTAAATACCTGGAAGTGAACGATGCCAAGATCGCCGAGGGCATCGATACATTGGAACAAGAATTACAAGTTTCAGGCAAAAAGCCATTTCTGTCAAGTAGATGGCTCAAAAGACCAGAGCGGTTTATTTGGTATCTGGCCAGTCTAGCCTCTGTCGGGGGGCTGTTATTCGGTGTCGACCAGTCGTTAATCAGTGGAGCTGCATTGTATTTGCCAAAAGACCTCAACTTATCAGATTCACAAGAGTCTATGGTGGTTGGTTTTACGCCATTGGGCGCCATGGGAGGTGCTCTAGCTTTGATGCCCTTGAACGACAtctttggaagaaaaggaACGATTATCATATCCTCGATTGTTTTCACAGTTGGTGCGATTTTGGAAGCTGCAGCAAAGAATTTTGCCGTCATGTTGGTTGGAAGAATCGTTTTAGGACTTGCActtggtcttctttctggaacGGTTCCTGCATATATTTCTGAGAACTGTGCTCGCAGATGGCGTGGAGGCCTGGTGTCGCTGTACCAGGTGATGGTTGCTTTCGGCGTTATGATGGGATATGTGATTGCAGCGATCTTCAACTCGGTGAAGGGGAATTGGAGATATGTTTTGGGAAGTTCTGTGGTGTTCTCAACTATTTTGTTCTTTGGAATGCTGACCTTGCCTGAGTCCACAAGGTGGCTCATGAAACGAGGCCGGAAGCTGGACGCATATCAGGTGTGGAAGTACGCTCGCGGATTGGATTCTGTGGATGAGAGACAAGAGTTCTACATTATGGAGCACGTTCTGTTGTATGAAAAGGAAATGGCGCAAGACAGATGGCTCATCTTGGATCTATTTGGCACAAAAAGATGTTTACGGGCAATATCGGTTGCAGTAACCTGCAGTTTGATCTGTCAGCAGATGTCCGGTGTCAACTCCATCGAGTACTATCAAGCTACTTTGGTGCAGGCCGCAGGGCTATCGCCGCAGAATGCCGTCTACACAAGTTTGGTCGGTGGAGGTGTCATGTTTCTCTCCACAATTCCCGCTATTTACCTTATGGACCGCCTTGGAAGACGTACTTTGACGTTGACCCTTATCCCAGGTATTGCAATAGGACTAGTTATTACGGGCTGTTCCTTTTTGGCTACAAATCTTGGTGTCAAACTAGGAATCTATTTCTGGGGTATCATCACTTACACAATTTTCTGGTCCCCGGGACTTGGTCCTGTTCCTTATCTTCTTGCTGCAGAAGTCTATCCAACATACCTGAGAAGTTACGGAATGAGTCTTGCCTCGTTTTGTAACTGGACAGGAACCTTCGTGACGACCTATCCTTTCCAATATATGGCCAATTCTATGACTTCTACAGGCGTCTTTGCAGGACTGTACTGTGGATTCCTTCTTTTGGGAGCATTCTACTTAACTTTGTTTATGCCAGAAACCAAAGGTTTGACATTGGAGGAAATAAACGAAATTTTCCAACGGCCTCTGACACATACCATGCACACCAACGTGCGCAATCTGAAAAAGACTTGGAATGCCCTAATTCACTTGAGATTCAAAGAGGTGTGGAAGCTCGACTCGCATTAG